In Cupriavidus taiwanensis, the following proteins share a genomic window:
- a CDS encoding ABC transporter permease, with protein sequence MKTNRRGSAYWAQLALTLAVCAFMTVPVALSVLAGLTSNIFVGLQSGLTTRWVEEVWGLYRNTIFLSLWIALACLACTLVLGVPAAYYMALRRSRVTRLIEELLMLPVAIPGLATALGLILLYGGLPWLRTSWVFILIGHVLFTLPFMVRSVLAIMSAIDIRTLEDAAASLGATRMQRFFTVVLPNCRQGILAGALMVVTLSVGEFNLTWMLHTPTTQTLPVGLADSYASMRLEIGSAYTIVFFLMIIPLLVIMQIVSALGARAQRHPVQDTPMPFATVTSSHNSPAGPDSTPQSQPQTEAPRHA encoded by the coding sequence ATGAAGACCAACCGTCGCGGCTCCGCCTATTGGGCGCAACTCGCGCTGACCCTCGCCGTTTGCGCGTTCATGACCGTCCCCGTAGCGCTGTCGGTGCTGGCCGGACTCACCAGCAATATCTTCGTCGGGCTGCAGAGCGGCCTGACCACGCGCTGGGTCGAGGAAGTGTGGGGCCTGTACCGCAACACCATCTTCCTGTCGCTATGGATCGCGCTGGCGTGCCTGGCCTGCACGCTGGTGCTCGGCGTTCCAGCCGCCTATTACATGGCGCTGCGCCGCAGCCGCGTGACCCGGCTGATCGAAGAACTGCTGATGCTGCCGGTGGCGATCCCCGGACTTGCGACGGCACTCGGCCTGATCCTGCTGTATGGGGGCCTGCCATGGCTGCGCACTAGTTGGGTCTTTATCCTGATCGGGCATGTGCTGTTCACCCTGCCCTTCATGGTGCGCTCGGTGCTGGCCATCATGTCCGCCATCGATATCCGCACGCTCGAGGACGCCGCCGCCAGCCTCGGCGCGACACGCATGCAGCGATTTTTCACCGTGGTGCTGCCCAATTGCCGGCAAGGGATACTCGCCGGCGCGCTGATGGTCGTGACGCTTTCGGTCGGCGAATTCAACCTGACATGGATGCTCCATACGCCCACCACGCAGACGCTTCCGGTCGGACTCGCCGACAGCTATGCCTCGATGCGCCTGGAGATCGGCTCTGCCTACACCATCGTGTTTTTCCTGATGATCATTCCGCTGCTGGTGATCATGCAAATAGTGTCCGCGCTGGGTGCGCGCGCCCAACGACATCCGGTACAGGACACGCCCATGCCGTTCGCCACGGTCACCAGTTCGCATAACTCCCCAGCCGGACCGGACAGCACCCCGCAGTCCCAGCCACAGACGGAGGCACCCCGCCATGCATGA
- a CDS encoding ABC transporter permease gives MRRRTTAPTARTLIVFALPALIVFLAFFCLPMAKLLAVSVAGESGAGVYWTVLSSPRYLHSLLSTVLLSASVTLATLAIAGVAGTFLQRHPVPGKPVLVAMLTFPLAFPGVVIGFMVIMLGGRNGLLASVGDLLAGERWTFAYGMAGLFVGYLYFSIPRVILTVMAAVEKLDASLEEAARSLGAGRWRVVRDVMLPALMPALISSGAICFATSMGAFGTAFTLATQLDVLPLTIYNEFTNYANFGMAAALSILLGVVTWALLAVARHLSGNAVAATA, from the coding sequence ATGCGCCGTCGCACCACTGCGCCAACCGCCCGCACGCTGATCGTCTTCGCCCTGCCGGCGCTGATCGTTTTCCTGGCGTTCTTCTGCCTGCCGATGGCCAAATTGCTGGCGGTCAGCGTGGCGGGGGAAAGCGGAGCGGGAGTCTACTGGACCGTGCTGTCCAGCCCGCGCTACCTGCACAGCCTGCTGTCCACGGTACTGTTGTCGGCCTCGGTGACGCTGGCCACGCTTGCAATCGCGGGCGTGGCGGGGACCTTCCTGCAGCGGCATCCGGTGCCGGGCAAGCCGGTGCTGGTCGCCATGCTGACCTTTCCGCTGGCCTTTCCCGGCGTGGTGATCGGGTTCATGGTCATCATGCTGGGCGGCCGCAACGGCCTGCTCGCATCGGTGGGCGACCTGCTCGCCGGCGAGCGCTGGACCTTTGCTTATGGCATGGCCGGGTTGTTTGTCGGCTACCTGTATTTCTCCATTCCACGCGTGATCCTGACCGTGATGGCGGCGGTCGAAAAACTCGACGCCTCGCTGGAGGAAGCGGCCCGCTCACTGGGCGCCGGCCGGTGGCGCGTGGTGCGCGACGTGATGCTGCCGGCGCTGATGCCGGCCCTGATCTCCAGCGGCGCGATCTGCTTCGCCACCAGCATGGGCGCGTTCGGCACCGCCTTCACCCTGGCCACGCAACTCGATGTGCTGCCGCTCACCATCTACAACGAGTTCACCAACTACGCCAACTTCGGCATGGCCGCCGCACTGTCCATCCTGCTCGGGGTCGTGACCTGGGCGCTGCTGGCGGTGGCGCGCCATCTTTCCGGCAACGCGGTTGCCGCCACCGCGTAG
- a CDS encoding ABC transporter substrate-binding protein codes for MQSTSSWLRRLRWLLPTIGAVVFSHAAAAQTAICYNCPPEWADWAAQIRAIKEKTGVTVPHDNKNSGQSLAQIVAEKANPVADVVYYGVTFGIQAQKEGVTAPYKPANWNDIPDGLKDPQGHWFAIHSGTLGLMVNVDALRGKPVPQSWADLQKPEYKGMVGYLDPASAFVGYVGAVAINQALGGSLDNFGPALKFFKDLQKNQPIVPKQTAYARVLSGEIPILLDYDFNAYRARYKDRANVAFVIPREGSLVVPYVMSMVNKAPHPAEARKVLDFVLSDAGQSLWANAYLRPVRAKAVSKEVESRFLPASDYARAKTIDYGKMAEAQKAFSDQYLKEVR; via the coding sequence ATGCAATCGACTTCGTCCTGGCTGCGCCGCTTGCGCTGGCTGCTGCCCACGATTGGCGCGGTCGTATTCAGCCACGCCGCGGCCGCGCAAACGGCAATCTGCTACAACTGCCCGCCGGAATGGGCGGACTGGGCAGCGCAGATCCGCGCGATCAAGGAGAAGACCGGCGTCACGGTGCCGCACGACAACAAGAACTCGGGCCAGTCGCTGGCCCAGATCGTCGCGGAAAAGGCCAATCCGGTGGCCGACGTGGTGTATTACGGCGTGACGTTCGGCATCCAGGCGCAGAAGGAAGGCGTGACGGCACCCTACAAGCCTGCCAACTGGAATGACATCCCCGACGGCCTGAAGGATCCGCAGGGCCACTGGTTTGCCATCCATTCGGGCACGCTGGGCCTGATGGTCAATGTCGACGCGTTGCGCGGCAAACCGGTGCCGCAGTCATGGGCCGACCTGCAGAAGCCCGAGTACAAGGGCATGGTTGGCTATCTCGACCCGGCCAGCGCCTTTGTCGGCTATGTTGGCGCGGTGGCGATCAACCAGGCCCTGGGCGGCTCGCTGGACAACTTCGGCCCGGCCCTCAAGTTCTTCAAGGACCTGCAGAAGAACCAGCCCATCGTGCCGAAGCAGACCGCGTACGCGCGCGTGCTGTCCGGTGAAATCCCGATCCTGCTGGACTACGACTTCAACGCCTATCGCGCGCGCTACAAGGATCGCGCCAACGTTGCCTTCGTGATTCCCCGGGAGGGCTCGCTGGTGGTGCCCTACGTCATGAGCATGGTCAACAAGGCGCCGCATCCTGCTGAAGCCCGCAAGGTGCTCGACTTCGTGCTGTCCGATGCCGGCCAGTCGCTGTGGGCCAATGCCTATCTGCGCCCGGTACGGGCCAAGGCCGTGTCGAAGGAAGTGGAATCCCGCTTCCTGCCCGCCTCGGACTATGCGCGCGCGAAGACCATCGACTACGGCAAGATGGCCGAAGCACAAAAGGCCTTCAGCGACCAGTACCTGAAGGAAGTGCGCTGA
- a CDS encoding LacI family DNA-binding transcriptional regulator, which yields MRRNATSLAASPAPSNGATLVNVARAAGVSLATASRVFSNPELVRQDTAGRVLQAAGELGFRPNLLGAKLRAQRSRIVGVMLPTLENAVFAECWHGIEEAALAQGYSLMLVTSRYDPARERERIEYLLRHRVDGMVLTVADAARSAVLDQLDAEGVPYVLAYNQAARRGQRYSVSVDNRVSARAGVETLIAAGHRRISVVSGAFVASDRARQRHMGYQDAMRAHGLQPLPPLSLPAHTPTHTPAEVERIRRFVTAPSAPTALFCTNDMLAIGVISILKRLGLSVPGDVSVLGYDGIELGQLLEPPLSTVAQPNNEIGARALGCLLARLEPASAGAAPGPRMPRATLLPHALREGATVGPPA from the coding sequence ATGCGCCGCAACGCCACCTCCCTCGCCGCTTCGCCCGCGCCCTCCAATGGCGCGACCCTGGTCAATGTCGCCAGGGCCGCGGGCGTGTCGCTGGCGACCGCCTCGCGTGTGTTCAGCAATCCGGAGCTGGTCCGCCAGGACACCGCCGGGCGCGTATTGCAGGCGGCGGGTGAGCTTGGCTTCCGCCCCAACCTGCTGGGTGCCAAGCTGCGGGCCCAGCGCTCGCGCATCGTCGGGGTCATGCTGCCGACGCTCGAGAACGCCGTGTTTGCCGAATGCTGGCACGGCATCGAGGAGGCGGCGCTGGCGCAAGGCTATTCGCTGATGCTCGTGACCAGCCGCTACGACCCGGCCCGCGAACGCGAGCGGATCGAATATCTGCTGCGTCACCGCGTCGACGGCATGGTGCTGACGGTGGCCGATGCCGCCCGCAGCGCGGTGCTGGACCAGCTGGATGCCGAAGGCGTGCCTTATGTCCTGGCGTACAACCAGGCAGCGCGCCGGGGCCAACGCTATTCGGTATCGGTGGACAACCGCGTCAGCGCGCGCGCCGGCGTCGAGACGCTGATCGCTGCCGGGCATCGGCGCATTTCGGTGGTGTCCGGCGCCTTCGTCGCGTCGGACCGCGCCAGGCAGCGCCACATGGGTTACCAGGACGCGATGCGCGCGCATGGCCTGCAGCCCTTGCCGCCGCTGTCCCTGCCAGCCCATACGCCCACGCACACGCCGGCGGAGGTCGAGCGCATCCGGCGATTCGTCACAGCGCCATCCGCGCCCACCGCGCTGTTTTGTACCAACGACATGCTGGCGATCGGTGTGATTTCCATCCTGAAGCGCCTGGGGCTGTCCGTGCCCGGCGATGTATCCGTGCTCGGCTACGACGGCATCGAACTCGGCCAGTTGCTGGAACCGCCGCTGTCCACTGTGGCCCAGCCCAACAACGAGATCGGTGCGCGTGCGCTGGGCTGCCTGCTGGCGCGGCTGGAGCCCGCCAGCGCCGGGGCCGCGCCTGGCCCCCGCATGCCGCGCGCGACGCTGCTGCCGCACGCGCTGCGCGAAGGCGCTACCGTCGGGCCGCCGGCCTAG